A portion of the Macaca mulatta isolate MMU2019108-1 chromosome 2, T2T-MMU8v2.0, whole genome shotgun sequence genome contains these proteins:
- the LOC694520 gene encoding NADH dehydrogenase [ubiquinone] 1 alpha subcomplex subunit 5 isoform X2, whose translation MASVLKTTGIAVCKSPHERPDVQKLEDQLEGGQIKEIILLGKNELSLARQMMQWKTWKPLVEEPPAHQWKWPV comes from the exons ATGGCGAGTGTGCTGAAGACCACTGGAATTGCGGTATGCAAGAGTCCACATGAGAGGC CAGATGTTCAAAAATTAGAAGATCAACTTGAAGGTGGCCAAATAAAAGAGATAATTCTCCTGGGTAAAAATGAACTAAGTCTGGCAAGACAAATGATGCAGTGGAAAACATGGAAGCCATTAGTGGAAGAGCCTCCTGCCCATCAGTGGAAATGGCCGGTATAA
- the LOC694520 gene encoding NADH dehydrogenase [ubiquinone] 1 alpha subcomplex subunit 5 isoform X1, whose translation MASVLKTTGIAVCKSPHERLRIFYTNIRDVLEQIPKNAAYRKYTEQITNEKLAMVKVESDVQKLEDQLEGGQIKEIILLGKNELSLARQMMQWKTWKPLVEEPPAHQWKWPV comes from the coding sequence ATGGCGAGTGTGCTGAAGACCACTGGAATTGCGGTATGCAAGAGTCCACATGAGAGGCTAAGAATATTCTACACAAATATTCGTGATGTTCTTGAACAAATCCCTAAAAATGCAGCATATAGAAAGTATACAGAACAGATTACTAATGAGAAGCTGGCTATGGTCAAAGTGGAATCAGATGTTCAAAAATTAGAAGATCAACTTGAAGGTGGCCAAATAAAAGAGATAATTCTCCTGGGTAAAAATGAACTAAGTCTGGCAAGACAAATGATGCAGTGGAAAACATGGAAGCCATTAGTGGAAGAGCCTCCTGCCCATCAGTGGAAATGGCCGGTATAA